From the Amycolatopsis thermoflava N1165 genome, one window contains:
- a CDS encoding DUF6801 domain-containing protein codes for MVAAAASATVATGAALTAVLAGAGTSAADPVSLTLNYSCPFPLIGTQTLQIVISADIPTTVNVGEPTPAFTVTAVATVPPTATQGLTLVGAATVEGSAQASSTVTAPEATIPVTVPATIPVTPVPASGSFDTVATGDAPSLTFTQAGQATITVGDILLTLHPKRADGTDTGLGVFDSQCTQVAGQNNTLANITINGGTTTEPTTTEPTTTEPTTTEPTTTEPTTTDPTTTEPTTTEPTTTEPTTSEPSTTEPTTTTSNPPTGIDYSYALEGDSVVKKLNATVPLSGGIDANLDLASGNFTADLSLEPSKLKATLFHFIPITAKVAFEQAGKTTGTLAGGVLNSTSHTTIKLPSVKVFGFPISKSPKCQSSEPSEINLTSGPGFDPLAGGDLSGTYEIAPLENCGPLTGLISPLATGPGNTIDVTLSPKES; via the coding sequence ATGGTCGCGGCGGCCGCGTCGGCGACCGTCGCGACCGGTGCGGCGCTCACGGCCGTGCTGGCCGGCGCCGGGACCAGTGCGGCCGATCCGGTCTCGCTGACCCTGAACTACAGCTGCCCGTTCCCGCTGATCGGTACCCAGACCCTGCAGATCGTGATCAGCGCGGACATCCCGACGACCGTGAACGTGGGCGAGCCGACCCCGGCCTTCACGGTCACCGCCGTGGCGACCGTCCCGCCGACCGCGACGCAGGGCCTGACCCTCGTCGGGGCGGCCACGGTCGAGGGCTCCGCCCAGGCGAGCTCGACCGTGACGGCGCCGGAGGCCACCATCCCGGTGACCGTGCCGGCGACGATCCCGGTCACCCCGGTGCCCGCGTCGGGCTCGTTCGACACGGTGGCCACCGGTGACGCGCCGTCCCTGACCTTCACCCAGGCCGGGCAGGCGACGATCACCGTCGGCGACATCCTGCTGACCCTGCACCCGAAGCGCGCCGACGGCACCGACACCGGGCTGGGCGTCTTCGACTCGCAGTGCACCCAGGTGGCCGGTCAGAACAACACGCTCGCCAACATCACGATCAACGGCGGCACGACGACCGAACCGACCACCACCGAGCCCACGACCACCGAGCCGACGACGACGGAACCGACCACCACGGAACCGACGACGACGGACCCCACCACGACCGAGCCCACGACCACCGAACCGACCACGACCGAGCCCACGACCAGCGAGCCCAGCACGACCGAGCCGACGACCACCACCAGCAACCCGCCGACCGGGATCGACTACAGCTACGCCCTCGAAGGCGATTCGGTGGTCAAGAAGCTCAACGCCACGGTGCCGCTGTCCGGCGGGATCGACGCGAACCTCGACCTGGCGTCCGGGAACTTCACGGCCGACCTGTCGCTGGAGCCGTCGAAGCTGAAGGCCACGCTGTTCCACTTCATCCCGATCACCGCGAAGGTGGCCTTCGAGCAGGCGGGCAAGACGACCGGGACGCTGGCGGGCGGTGTGCTGAACTCCACCAGCCACACCACCATCAAGCTGCCCAGCGTGAAGGTCTTCGGCTTCCCGATCAGCAAGTCGCCGAAGTGCCAGAGCTCGGAGCCGTCGGAGATCAACCTCACCTCCGGCCCCGGGTTCGACCCACTGGCGGGCGGTGACCTCAGCGGCACCTACGAGATCGCCCCGCTGGAGAACTGCGGTCCGCTGACCGGGCTGATCAGCCCACTGGCGACCGGCCCCGGCAACACGATCGACGTCACCCTGTCCCCCAAGGAGTCCTGA
- a CDS encoding LLM class flavin-dependent oxidoreductase, whose translation MRFGVFVLAGRFPGQDDGEALARSLDVVERAEAAGFDDAWIAEHHFMSYGVCPSAVTFAAHALGRTRRITVGTAVSVLSSAHPVALAEQAAMLDRVSGGRFRLGVGRGGPWVDLEVFGTGPDRYERGFAEGLDLLVQALSSAAVGAAGEFFAFREVPVVPRPVSLPPVTVACTSRETVELAAARGLPMLLGMHIGDDEKAAMVAHYGKAAAAAGQDPSAPHVSAVLAQVGDSRAAAEAELRASMPGWLREGLAGYVPVDGRPYRPRDAVEYTDLLCRLHPVGGPRACADRLAAAAERTGIAHTILFVEGAGARERVLANVTRLGAEVLPLLR comes from the coding sequence ATGCGGTTCGGGGTTTTTGTCCTCGCCGGACGGTTTCCGGGGCAGGACGACGGGGAGGCGCTCGCGCGGTCGCTGGACGTGGTCGAGCGCGCGGAGGCGGCTGGGTTCGACGACGCGTGGATCGCCGAGCACCACTTCATGTCCTACGGGGTGTGCCCGTCGGCGGTGACGTTCGCCGCGCACGCCCTGGGCCGGACGCGGCGGATCACGGTCGGGACGGCGGTGAGCGTGCTGTCCAGCGCACACCCCGTCGCGCTGGCCGAGCAGGCCGCGATGCTGGACCGGGTGTCCGGCGGGCGGTTCCGGCTCGGTGTCGGTCGCGGCGGGCCGTGGGTGGACCTCGAAGTCTTCGGCACCGGGCCGGACCGGTACGAGCGGGGGTTCGCCGAGGGGCTGGACCTGCTGGTGCAAGCGCTTTCCTCGGCCGCGGTGGGCGCCGCGGGCGAGTTCTTCGCGTTCCGCGAGGTGCCGGTGGTGCCGCGGCCGGTGTCGCTGCCGCCGGTGACCGTGGCGTGCACGTCGCGGGAGACGGTGGAGCTGGCGGCCGCGCGCGGGCTGCCGATGCTGCTGGGGATGCACATCGGCGACGACGAGAAGGCCGCGATGGTGGCGCACTACGGGAAGGCGGCGGCCGCGGCCGGACAGGACCCGTCGGCTCCGCACGTGTCCGCGGTGCTGGCGCAGGTGGGCGACTCGCGCGCGGCCGCGGAGGCCGAGCTGCGCGCGTCGATGCCGGGCTGGCTGCGCGAGGGGCTGGCCGGGTACGTGCCGGTGGACGGCCGCCCGTACCGCCCGCGCGACGCGGTGGAATACACCGACCTGCTGTGCCGGCTGCACCCGGTCGGCGGCCCCCGCGCGTGCGCCGACCGGCTGGCCGCGGCGGCGGAGCGGACGGGCATCGCGCACACGATCCTGTTCGTCGAGGGCGCCGGCGCGCGGGAGCGGGTGCTGGCGAACGTGACGCGGCTCGGCGCGGAGGTGCTGCCGCTGCTCCGCTGA
- a CDS encoding AMP-binding protein — protein sequence MPDCVTFDLFSDQPRVALWPLLGSPELYPRFFRGVGSVERTGTTGRHPRYRIRLTLSGRPVEHDMRVLLSRREEQLVLETVPDTGGCLSVRLFDDPHGTRLKVIYFRPGVPSPGRAPGPADVRSWAQDGLERIHRHLRGTAEAWPPDRPPSTRQVANTLIAAGILTPARPDRVVRQLRALARWGATLAGGYTAAAARSPRGVAVIDEDGARTTFAALSTDANRLAAALRAVGVGPHGTVAIMARNHSAMVKTLLACGRLGASTVLLNTGLARPQVAHAVDRHDVRVLVADGEFAPLVAGLPLTAVLLTGADDGPPGQPTLTEVIADTPDAEFAPPERPAPIVVLTSGTTGTPKGARRPTPKGLGAAVALLSRIPLRAGERILMAAPLFHSWGLSALQVGMPLRATLVMQRRFDPEACLRAIQEHRCTAVFAVPVMLQRIMALPEEVRARYDTSSLRIVASSGSALPASLVTAFQDAFGDVLYNFYGSTEVSAASVATPADLRAAPATAGHPPLGTRLAVLGPAGEPVPPGTVGAIFVGNDLLFDGYTDGTSRATRRELMDTGDRGYLDAEGRLFVAGRDDDMIVSGGENVFPRPVEEALAELPGVADAAVVGVPDDEFGQRLVAFVTVRPGARLDEDIVRAYLRRRVARFAIPREVVFVDELPRTPTGKVLKRLLLEEEWAPAAGNTHFR from the coding sequence ATGCCCGACTGCGTCACGTTCGACCTGTTCTCCGACCAGCCGCGGGTCGCGCTGTGGCCGCTGCTCGGCTCGCCGGAACTGTACCCCCGGTTCTTCCGGGGCGTCGGGTCGGTCGAGCGGACGGGCACGACCGGACGCCACCCGCGCTACCGGATCCGGCTGACGCTGAGCGGGCGGCCGGTCGAGCACGACATGCGGGTGCTGCTGAGCCGCCGCGAGGAACAGCTGGTGCTGGAAACGGTGCCGGACACCGGCGGTTGCCTGTCGGTACGCCTGTTCGACGATCCCCACGGCACCCGGCTCAAGGTCATCTACTTCCGCCCCGGCGTGCCCAGCCCCGGCCGCGCGCCCGGACCGGCCGACGTGCGGTCCTGGGCGCAGGACGGTCTCGAACGGATCCACCGCCACCTGCGGGGCACCGCGGAAGCGTGGCCGCCGGACCGCCCACCGTCGACCCGGCAGGTCGCCAACACGCTGATCGCGGCGGGAATCCTGACGCCGGCCCGGCCCGACCGCGTGGTCCGGCAGCTGCGTGCGCTGGCCCGGTGGGGCGCCACCCTCGCCGGCGGCTACACCGCGGCCGCCGCCCGCTCACCCCGCGGTGTCGCGGTGATCGACGAGGACGGCGCCCGCACCACGTTCGCCGCGCTCAGCACCGACGCCAACCGGCTCGCGGCCGCACTGCGGGCGGTCGGCGTCGGCCCGCACGGCACCGTGGCGATCATGGCGCGCAACCACAGCGCGATGGTGAAGACGCTGCTGGCGTGCGGGCGGCTCGGCGCGAGCACCGTGCTGCTCAACACCGGCCTCGCCCGGCCGCAGGTCGCCCACGCGGTGGACCGGCACGACGTGCGCGTGCTGGTGGCCGACGGCGAGTTCGCGCCGCTGGTCGCCGGGCTGCCGCTCACCGCGGTCCTGCTCACCGGAGCCGACGACGGCCCGCCGGGCCAGCCGACGCTGACCGAGGTCATCGCCGACACCCCGGACGCCGAGTTCGCCCCGCCGGAGCGGCCCGCGCCGATCGTCGTCCTCACCTCGGGTACCACCGGCACGCCGAAGGGCGCGCGGCGCCCCACTCCGAAGGGCCTCGGCGCCGCGGTGGCGCTGCTGTCGCGGATCCCGTTGCGGGCGGGGGAGCGGATCCTGATGGCCGCGCCGCTGTTCCACAGCTGGGGCCTGTCCGCGCTGCAGGTCGGCATGCCGCTGCGCGCGACGCTGGTGATGCAGCGCCGGTTCGACCCGGAGGCGTGCCTGCGGGCGATCCAGGAACACCGGTGCACCGCGGTGTTCGCCGTTCCGGTGATGCTGCAACGCATCATGGCGCTGCCCGAGGAGGTGCGGGCGCGGTACGACACCAGCAGCCTCCGGATCGTGGCCAGCAGCGGGTCGGCCCTGCCCGCCTCGCTCGTCACCGCGTTCCAGGACGCCTTCGGCGACGTGCTCTACAACTTCTACGGCTCGACCGAGGTGTCCGCCGCCTCCGTCGCGACACCGGCCGACCTGCGCGCCGCCCCCGCCACCGCCGGGCACCCGCCGCTCGGCACGCGACTGGCGGTGCTGGGTCCGGCGGGCGAACCGGTGCCGCCCGGCACGGTCGGGGCCATCTTCGTGGGCAACGACCTGCTCTTCGACGGCTACACCGACGGCACCAGCCGGGCCACCCGCCGCGAGCTGATGGACACCGGTGACCGCGGCTACCTCGACGCCGAGGGCCGGTTGTTCGTCGCGGGCCGGGACGACGACATGATCGTCTCCGGCGGGGAGAACGTGTTCCCGCGGCCGGTGGAGGAGGCGCTCGCCGAGCTGCCCGGCGTCGCCGACGCGGCCGTGGTCGGCGTGCCCGACGACGAGTTCGGGCAGCGGCTGGTCGCGTTCGTGACCGTGCGGCCGGGCGCCCGGCTCGACGAGGACATCGTGCGCGCGTACCTGCGCCGCCGGGTGGCGCGGTTCGCGATCCCGCGGGAGGTCGTGTTCGTCGACGAGCTGCCGCGTACCCCGACCGGGAAGGTGCTCAAACGGCTGCTGCTGGAGGAGGAGTGGGCGCCTGCCGCCGGGAACACCCACTTCCGGTAG
- a CDS encoding roadblock/LC7 domain-containing protein — protein MTEEHGPGWLVSAFTQEVAGVAHAALVSADGLLVAANESLPKDRADQLSAIASGLASLAVGTAELFTAGRVVQSVIEMEDGFLLLMSVGDGSNLVVLASPGCDIGLVGYEMTLLVDRVGRMVETPARKVAYRARP, from the coding sequence ATGACCGAAGAGCACGGCCCGGGCTGGCTGGTGTCGGCGTTCACCCAGGAGGTGGCCGGGGTCGCGCACGCCGCGCTGGTGTCCGCGGACGGCCTGCTGGTGGCGGCGAACGAGAGCCTGCCCAAGGACCGGGCCGACCAGCTCTCGGCGATCGCGTCCGGTCTCGCGAGCCTCGCCGTGGGCACGGCGGAGTTGTTCACCGCCGGCCGCGTCGTGCAGTCGGTGATCGAGATGGAGGACGGGTTCCTGCTGCTGATGAGCGTCGGGGACGGGTCGAACCTCGTCGTGCTCGCGAGCCCGGGTTGCGACATCGGGCTGGTCGGGTACGAGATGACGCTCCTGGTCGACCGCGTCGGCCGCATGGTCGAGACGCCGGCGCGCAAGGTCGCGTACCGGGCAAGGCCGTGA
- a CDS encoding DUF6801 domain-containing protein, with translation MTQTRSRRAAVAALGLALVAAAPAPATTAVATAATRGGTSTCQAGGPVEVPVSFSATFAETVAQGANVPVSDAAVTIVVPAAAVDALRDSGGTSVDASAAVELSVAQQAGTQELTVTGLSTSEIPLPADGELRITLPGRVPPIAAGAGPVTVSLTSLAPKLVVRGETLHADLACTTDPAANGELARVAVTAPAAPPIPDVVVPDVAAAVAEAPLLTAKFLVDGTSHIAKMGSDLVLEQGTFDAGLFTGDVPNTIRIEGDLNLPKSSSYFVAFRFMPVASDVELPQDGKATGTADISGGLFTPTIDMTVRVNLVVSNVKQDGVPIAVGPDCRTVSPLVIPMKGQTSLVPGSKSTMESTFDIPAFSGCGVSEDLDPLLTGLISGPGNRMTTTLTAQGVG, from the coding sequence ATGACGCAAACCCGGTCACGTCGCGCCGCTGTCGCCGCGCTGGGACTGGCTCTCGTGGCCGCCGCGCCGGCGCCCGCCACGACGGCCGTCGCCACCGCGGCAACCCGCGGCGGCACGAGCACGTGCCAGGCCGGCGGGCCGGTCGAGGTGCCGGTGTCCTTCAGCGCCACGTTCGCCGAAACCGTTGCGCAGGGCGCGAACGTGCCGGTTTCCGACGCCGCCGTGACCATCGTCGTGCCGGCTGCCGCGGTGGACGCGCTGCGGGATTCGGGCGGCACTTCGGTAGACGCGTCCGCCGCGGTGGAGCTGAGCGTCGCCCAGCAGGCGGGCACCCAGGAACTGACCGTCACCGGACTGTCCACATCGGAGATCCCGCTCCCTGCCGACGGTGAGCTGCGGATCACGCTGCCGGGCCGGGTTCCGCCGATCGCGGCCGGCGCCGGTCCGGTGACGGTCTCCCTCACCTCGCTGGCCCCCAAGCTGGTCGTGCGAGGGGAGACGTTGCACGCCGACCTCGCCTGCACCACCGATCCGGCGGCGAACGGGGAGCTGGCGCGGGTGGCGGTGACCGCTCCCGCGGCGCCCCCGATACCCGACGTCGTGGTGCCCGACGTCGCGGCGGCGGTGGCGGAAGCGCCGTTGCTGACGGCGAAGTTCCTCGTCGACGGCACCTCGCACATCGCGAAGATGGGCTCGGACCTGGTGCTGGAGCAGGGCACGTTCGACGCGGGCCTGTTCACCGGCGACGTGCCGAACACGATTCGCATCGAGGGCGACCTGAACCTGCCGAAGTCGAGCAGCTACTTCGTGGCGTTCCGGTTCATGCCGGTGGCCAGCGACGTCGAACTGCCACAGGACGGCAAGGCGACGGGCACCGCGGACATCAGCGGCGGCCTGTTCACGCCCACGATCGACATGACGGTCCGGGTGAACCTGGTGGTGAGCAACGTGAAGCAGGACGGCGTGCCGATCGCGGTCGGGCCGGATTGCCGCACGGTGTCGCCGCTGGTGATCCCGATGAAGGGGCAGACGTCGCTGGTGCCCGGCAGCAAGTCGACGATGGAGTCCACTTTCGACATCCCGGCGTTCTCCGGCTGCGGCGTGAGCGAGGACCTGGACCCGCTCCTGACGGGCCTGATCTCCGGCCCGGGCAACAGGATGACCACGACGCTGACCGCGCAGGGGGTGGGCTGA
- a CDS encoding ATP-binding protein, with amino-acid sequence MLLLPVVVALALAGARVRAELAEASKLSAVRDQLPALQATLDLTALVEDEMVLAVASPASSELGRQISTVDAKTAAVQKQAEFAQLPTDTARTLDTALGRLAGLRMAGAATGSATVAMTVGYHDIAVDLSRILPESIAAAGSSAMDTTAATAGALMQLRTTRAVEEALIRASGTGPVNDTLLAAAARAAAEEGVLASQVERGLPQEVLGRFRSITGSNSNRQAVLLDALTTGNGSRLPGLLTALSTESAALSDLLAGQVRDLATTVGERTNEARSSALRDTALVLGALLGALAIALLVARSLVTPVRRLHAAALTAARRELPETIEKVRAGESVSWESIEPVPVDGDEEIGQLAQAFGDMHRQAVRLAADQAELRRQVSEMFMTLARRNQSLVEQQLTLIEDLEADERNPQRLEELFRLDHMATRLRRNGENLQVLAGGSPARRDHGPVSTAELLRAATSEVKDYRRVTIVNAPNGALRSHAASDVVHILAELLENAIRFSPPEHKVLLTADRGADGGLLVEVVDSGLGMQPDDLAAANQRLASGDTVSPETTRRMGLFVVGRLAAPLGVTVRLRPTHPGAKHGGITASVHVPGALVLADGLAAPDPAPVRREPVPAQARPAATPVRTPIFDGVVSGWFTAQPGPDFSSPADESWRAAEIATEQPVAVQVTSAGLPTRRPGAQLAPGAAMPRQAAAPDPAGFRDPNAVRNNLARHYNGMRAARARTGNGNGQAPQGKAEPR; translated from the coding sequence GTGCTGTTGCTGCCGGTGGTGGTCGCGCTGGCGCTGGCCGGGGCGCGGGTGCGGGCCGAGCTCGCCGAGGCGAGCAAGCTCAGCGCGGTGCGCGACCAGCTGCCCGCGCTGCAGGCGACCCTGGACCTCACCGCGCTCGTCGAGGACGAGATGGTGCTCGCGGTCGCCTCGCCCGCCAGCAGCGAACTGGGCAGGCAGATCTCCACCGTCGACGCGAAGACCGCCGCCGTGCAGAAGCAGGCCGAGTTCGCGCAGCTGCCCACGGACACCGCGCGCACGCTGGACACCGCGCTCGGGCGGCTGGCCGGGCTGCGGATGGCCGGCGCCGCGACGGGTTCGGCGACGGTGGCGATGACCGTCGGCTACCACGACATCGCCGTGGACCTGAGCCGGATCCTGCCGGAGTCCATCGCCGCGGCGGGCAGCTCCGCGATGGACACCACGGCGGCGACCGCGGGCGCGCTGATGCAGCTGCGCACCACCCGCGCGGTGGAGGAGGCGCTGATCCGCGCGTCGGGCACCGGCCCGGTCAACGACACGCTGCTGGCCGCTGCCGCCCGCGCGGCCGCTGAGGAAGGCGTGCTGGCGAGCCAGGTCGAGCGCGGCCTGCCGCAGGAGGTGCTCGGGCGGTTCCGGTCCATCACGGGCAGCAACAGCAACCGCCAGGCCGTCCTGCTGGACGCGCTCACGACCGGCAACGGGAGCAGGCTGCCCGGCCTGCTCACCGCGCTGTCGACCGAATCGGCGGCACTGTCCGACCTGCTGGCGGGGCAGGTGCGCGATCTGGCGACCACCGTCGGCGAGCGCACCAACGAGGCCCGCTCCAGCGCCCTGCGCGACACCGCGCTCGTGCTGGGCGCCCTGCTGGGGGCGCTGGCCATCGCGTTGCTCGTCGCGCGCTCGCTGGTGACGCCGGTGCGCCGCCTGCACGCGGCCGCGCTGACCGCGGCGCGCCGCGAGCTGCCGGAGACGATCGAGAAGGTCCGGGCGGGCGAATCGGTGTCCTGGGAGTCGATCGAGCCGGTCCCGGTGGACGGCGACGAGGAGATCGGGCAGCTGGCGCAGGCCTTCGGCGACATGCACCGGCAGGCCGTGCGACTGGCCGCCGACCAGGCCGAGCTGCGCCGCCAGGTCAGCGAGATGTTCATGACGCTGGCCCGCCGCAACCAGTCGCTGGTCGAGCAACAGCTCACCCTGATCGAGGACCTCGAAGCCGACGAGCGCAACCCACAGCGCCTGGAGGAGCTGTTCCGCCTGGACCACATGGCGACCCGGCTGCGCCGCAACGGCGAGAACCTCCAGGTCCTCGCGGGCGGCAGCCCGGCCCGGCGGGACCACGGCCCGGTCTCCACCGCCGAGCTGCTGCGCGCCGCGACCTCCGAGGTGAAGGACTACCGGCGGGTCACCATCGTCAATGCCCCCAACGGCGCGCTGCGCTCGCACGCCGCCAGCGATGTCGTGCACATCCTCGCCGAGCTGCTGGAGAACGCGATCCGGTTCTCCCCGCCGGAGCACAAGGTGCTGCTCACCGCCGACCGCGGCGCCGACGGCGGACTGCTCGTCGAGGTGGTCGACAGCGGGCTGGGCATGCAGCCGGACGACCTGGCCGCGGCCAACCAGCGGCTGGCCTCGGGCGACACGGTCAGCCCGGAGACCACCCGGCGGATGGGCCTGTTCGTGGTGGGGAGGCTGGCCGCGCCGCTCGGGGTCACGGTGCGCCTGCGGCCGACGCACCCGGGCGCGAAGCACGGCGGCATCACGGCCAGCGTGCACGTGCCGGGCGCACTGGTCCTCGCCGACGGCCTCGCCGCGCCCGACCCGGCGCCCGTGCGCCGCGAGCCGGTGCCCGCGCAGGCCCGCCCGGCCGCCACGCCCGTGCGCACCCCGATCTTCGACGGGGTGGTGTCCGGGTGGTTCACCGCGCAGCCGGGGCCGGACTTCAGCAGCCCGGCCGACGAAAGCTGGCGCGCCGCGGAGATCGCGACCGAGCAGCCGGTCGCCGTGCAGGTCACCAGCGCCGGGCTGCCGACGCGCCGTCCCGGCGCGCAGCTCGCGCCGGGCGCGGCCATGCCGCGGCAGGCCGCGGCACCCGATCCGGCCGGTTTCCGCGACCCGAACGCGGTCCGGAACAACCTGGCCAGGCACTACAACGGAATGCGCGCCGCCCGGGCCCGCACGGGGAACGGGAACGGGCAGGCGCCACAGGGGAAGGCGGAACCACGATGA
- a CDS encoding GTP-binding protein: protein MDYARSETRNRITSAKIVVAGGFGVGKTTFVGSISEIIPLRTEAAMTEASVGVDEVGAIPGKAATTVAMDFGRITLAQDLVLYLFGTPGQHRFWFMWDDLVRGAIGAVVLVDTRRLAECFPAIDFFETRRLPFVVALNQFPGARRHSADDVREALSVAPEVPIVSCDARSMESTKQTLITTSEHAIGRMRTRLRR from the coding sequence GTGGACTACGCACGCTCTGAGACGCGGAACCGCATCACCTCGGCCAAGATCGTGGTGGCGGGCGGGTTCGGCGTCGGCAAGACGACGTTCGTCGGGTCGATCTCGGAGATCATCCCGCTGCGGACGGAAGCCGCGATGACCGAAGCGTCGGTCGGCGTCGACGAGGTCGGCGCGATCCCCGGCAAGGCGGCGACGACGGTGGCCATGGACTTCGGCCGCATCACGCTCGCGCAGGACCTGGTGCTGTACCTGTTCGGCACGCCGGGCCAGCACCGGTTCTGGTTCATGTGGGACGACCTGGTGCGCGGCGCGATCGGCGCGGTGGTGCTGGTGGACACGCGGCGCCTGGCGGAATGCTTCCCCGCGATCGACTTCTTCGAGACCCGCCGCCTGCCGTTCGTGGTGGCGCTCAACCAGTTCCCCGGCGCGCGGCGGCACTCGGCCGACGACGTGCGGGAAGCGCTTTCCGTCGCGCCCGAGGTCCCGATCGTCAGCTGCGACGCCCGATCGATGGAGTCGACGAAGCAGACGCTGATCACGACGAGCGAGCACGCCATCGGCCGGATGCGGACGCGCCTGCGCCGTTGA
- a CDS encoding DUF742 domain-containing protein: MSEPDSFGDRRPNSRSPSLARPYAWTEGRTQPAVELAIEALVQTTTEGQTLPYNRASAPSVVTQLCLRPRSVAEIAAHLNIPLGVAKVIVSDLLGAGLVTVRDTLGDNATWDERHDLLERVLSGLRTL; the protein is encoded by the coding sequence GTGAGTGAGCCCGACAGCTTCGGGGACCGCAGGCCGAACTCCCGCTCGCCGTCCCTGGCTCGCCCGTACGCCTGGACCGAGGGCCGCACACAGCCCGCGGTCGAGCTGGCCATCGAAGCGCTGGTGCAGACCACGACCGAAGGCCAGACCCTGCCCTACAACCGCGCGAGCGCGCCGTCGGTGGTGACACAGCTGTGCCTGCGGCCCCGTTCGGTCGCCGAGATCGCGGCGCACCTGAACATCCCGCTCGGTGTGGCGAAGGTGATCGTCAGCGACCTGCTCGGCGCCGGGCTGGTGACCGTGCGGGACACCCTCGGCGACAACGCCACCTGGGACGAACGCCACGACCTCCTGGAAAGGGTCCTGAGTGGACTACGCACGCTCTGA
- a CDS encoding carboxylesterase/lipase family protein, translated as MTRLLLLLTVVLAACSAPAPAPPEVVSLAAGQVRGTVDGGHRLFQGIPYATAARWQPPAPAPVWTGVRDATAPGPRCPQPGEAGSEDCLFLNVTTPEAVAGPLPVLVWIHGGAFVGGNGDSYDARDLAARGLVVVTVNYRLGALGWLAHPALGHDGGTGNFGLLDQQAALRWVRDNIAAFGGDPARVTLAGESAGAMSVCDHLVSPGSAGLFHAAIVQSGPCQAHATATVAETASTAYAAGLGCADPATAAACLRALPPSRLLTPPRYYDLAGVPVAGPVTGGGALPVNPVDAMRDGDAARVPVLVGVTRDEFTLFLAQQYAATGKTVTADGYPAALARAFGADAAAVAAEYPLAAHGGSAPRALAAALTDAAFACPARDMAGALSRTGPVYAYEFGDSRAPVPDTLSRTPFPLGAAHSLELSYLFGGGASFDDGQRRLSARMVADWASFVRTGAPGADWPRYDPAHEQVRALAPDGPRTIGDFAAAHHCGFWRDR; from the coding sequence GTGACGCGCCTGCTCCTGCTCCTCACCGTCGTCCTGGCCGCCTGCTCGGCGCCCGCGCCCGCCCCGCCGGAGGTCGTGTCCCTCGCCGCCGGGCAGGTCCGCGGCACGGTGGACGGCGGCCACCGGCTGTTCCAAGGCATCCCGTACGCCACCGCGGCGCGCTGGCAGCCACCCGCGCCCGCTCCCGTGTGGACCGGCGTGCGGGACGCCACCGCGCCGGGCCCGCGGTGCCCCCAGCCGGGTGAGGCGGGCAGCGAGGACTGCCTGTTCCTGAACGTCACCACGCCGGAGGCCGTCGCCGGGCCGCTCCCGGTGCTGGTCTGGATCCACGGCGGCGCGTTCGTCGGGGGCAACGGCGACTCCTACGACGCGCGGGACCTGGCCGCGCGCGGACTGGTGGTCGTCACCGTCAACTACCGGCTCGGCGCGCTCGGCTGGCTCGCGCACCCGGCGCTCGGGCACGACGGCGGCACCGGCAACTTCGGCCTGCTCGACCAGCAGGCGGCGCTGCGGTGGGTGCGGGACAACATCGCCGCGTTCGGCGGCGACCCGGCGCGGGTCACCCTCGCCGGCGAGTCCGCCGGGGCGATGTCGGTGTGCGACCACCTGGTCTCGCCGGGCTCGGCCGGACTGTTCCACGCCGCGATCGTCCAAAGCGGACCGTGCCAGGCGCACGCCACGGCCACGGTGGCGGAAACGGCGAGCACGGCGTACGCGGCGGGACTCGGCTGCGCTGATCCGGCGACCGCCGCCGCGTGCCTGCGTGCCCTGCCGCCGTCCCGGCTGCTCACCCCGCCGCGCTACTACGACCTCGCCGGTGTCCCGGTCGCGGGCCCGGTGACCGGCGGCGGCGCGCTGCCCGTCAACCCGGTCGACGCGATGCGCGACGGCGACGCGGCCAGGGTGCCGGTGCTCGTCGGCGTGACGCGGGACGAGTTCACCCTGTTCCTGGCCCAGCAGTACGCGGCGACCGGGAAGACGGTCACCGCCGACGGCTATCCGGCGGCGCTGGCGCGCGCGTTCGGGGCGGACGCCGCGGCCGTGGCCGCCGAGTACCCGCTCGCGGCCCACGGCGGCTCGGCCCCGCGCGCGCTGGCGGCGGCGCTCACCGACGCCGCGTTCGCGTGCCCGGCGCGGGACATGGCGGGCGCGTTGTCCCGCACCGGCCCGGTCTACGCCTACGAGTTCGGCGACTCGCGCGCCCCGGTCCCGGACACCCTGTCGCGCACGCCGTTCCCGCTCGGCGCCGCGCACAGCCTGGAGCTGTCCTACCTGTTCGGCGGCGGCGCGTCGTTCGACGACGGTCAGCGGCGGTTGTCGGCGCGGATGGTCGCCGACTGGGCGTCGTTCGTGCGCACCGGCGCGCCCGGTGCGGACTGGCCGCGCTACGACCCAGCGCACGAGCAGGTGCGCGCGCTCGCCCCCGACGGCCCTCGCACGATCGGTGACTTCGCCGCTGCGCACCACTGCGGGTTCTGGCGGGACCGCTAG